TCAAttgggattgattttttttcaaaaataaaggcAGCTTAAAACAAACTCTTAGATGTCTCTAATTTTAGTATCAAATTATTTCTTTATGCAAAAGGTAATACTGTCACCATCCCATAATAAAACACTTGAGTTCTAATAACACAAGCTGCTGCACCACAACATAAGTAGCTGAAAGTGTTTTCTGCCACTGTTCCTATAGATTTTTGTGAATGATAGATGTCATAAGCTTTCAAAGGGAGCTAGAAAATATACTTGGCTTGGTATAAAAAcccaagggaaagaaagagaaaagaaatggttgaagaaaaaatttaaagtgacatttaaggattttatttattttataatattctagccttcctaatgctgtgatcctttagcacagttcctcatgttgtgcagTGCTCCCCAACCATGatattattttcgttgctacttcataagtagtAATTTGCTACTACAAATATTTTTGGAAGTATAGGTTCACAGATTGGGTTTTGATACATTGGTTGTAAATAGATATCGTAGAGTCTTTGGGTTTCCTTAATacttacttaattttttaatgaCAAATATTTCTAAATGGCGCTCTGAAGCACTTGCCGGAAGGTGGCGGCATAAGCAAGCTCTTACTACACAGAGCTGTCCCGGGTGCTGAACCCAATTTCAGAGAGACTCGCAGTTGCTGGAGACAGGGATGCCACTAAGTTCCCTGGAGGGCTGCAGACTCCAGTGAGAGAGACATAAGTCCAAAGACcagtagaaaaagaaagccatTGTTAACAATATACAGGCAAACAATTTCTTTCCAtgaatttatttgcttcaaatCTATGGGAAATGTTAATATCATTGATATGAAGAGAGTGACTGAAGAGTGTGTGTTTGGAATACACACTTAAgtgaatttttaatgttttctttgagaTTAGACTGTTTTCAGATCCTGTCCTCCAACCTGTCCTTTCTAATTTCCCTCCAATACACAAGGATAATATGAAAAGGTCACAGGCACCAGTGATAGGTTAATATGGTAAATGAACCTGTTTCTTAAGAAGCTGAGACCCACATTCTCTACCTGATAATGTAGAGGGTAGAGTTTAGAAGGTGGTCGACTCAGCTTCCCATCCTTCAGAGTCTCTGAGGGTTTTCCTCGTGCCTGATAGCCACACTGTGAACCTGGCTCTATTTAAGAAGCTGACAGAAATAAAGGGGATCTGCGGTGGGGAAATAtatctttctatctctttcttttattttattttttccttttgtcttttttccccctctagtTTAATAGGTAAGAGGCGGGGTTTAGTATGTTAAAACATTGATCTGACTAGCAGATCAGAGTAGATATATGAAGTGAATTCTGAGTGTGGTGTGGACTGGAATGTAAAGACTCCTGGCTACAGGGAGAGGAGGGCGGGGACCCAGAAGAAGGAGGCACTCGGGACTAGGGAAGTGTTGGATGGCGGTGGGGGTTAACGTGGGAGGAAGGGAGACTAGCTGTCTGAGCGACACACAGGACTAAAGAAAGAGAGGTGAGAAGGAAAGGGGAACTGGAAGGGAAGGCCAGTGGGAGGAAGCCGGGAGAAGGAAGCTGGGAAAAGAGAAGCAGACTGgagaaggcaggagagatggagagacagagagaaggaactaGGAGATGAGGGTCATCGAGTGACCCGGGAGGATGGGGTTTCTGGAATCCAGAGACTTCTGAGACTATTAGTTACTCGGGAGAGTCCGGCCCCCACGCAGCCAGTTGGACAGCGACAAAGTGAAATGGACAGCGCGAGACAGATAttacagccatctctccagcacccagagATTTGGAAGATGCTTTCAGCCCAACTACAGTTTCCTAGCTGGAGCCTCTGAGCGCTCAGGACCCGCGGGAGCCAAGCAAGAGAGCGCCGGTGAGTGCTCCTCTCAGATGCCTTCGCCAGAGCAAGTAAGAACTTCCCGCTCCAGTCTCTAGATCCCCTCCCTTCGAAACTccccagaaaggaaggaagaccctAGGGGGAGGGGCGAGGGAGATCCCCTTgcatttctttttccctcccttccccccaccccagcgggagtgcaggcaggcatggataTGTTCAGTCTTGGCCAGGGCAACAACACCACAACGTCCCTGGAGCCCTTCGGGACAGGCGGCAACGATACTGGCCTCTCCAACGTGACCTTCAGCTACCAAGTGATCACCTCTCTTTTGCTGGGGACGCTCATTTTCTGCGCGGTGCTCGGCAATGCCTGCGTGGTTGCTGCCATCGCCCTGGAGCGCTCCCTTCAGAATGTTGCCAACTATCTCATCGGCTCCTTGGCGGTCACCGATCTCATGGTGTCAGTGCTGGTGCTGCCCATGGCTGCTCTGTACCAGGTGCTCAACAAGTGGACTCTGGGTCAGGTCACCTGTGACCTGTTTATCGCCCTGGATGTGCTGTGCTGCACTTCGTCCATCCTGCACCTGTGCGCCATCGCGCTAGACAGGTACTGGGCAATCACCGACCCTATAGACTACGTGAACAAGAGGACGCCCCGGCGCGCCGCTGCGCTGATCTCGCTCACTTGGCTCATTGGCTTTCTCATCTCCATCCCGCCTATGCTGGGCTGGCGCACCCCGGAAGACCGCTCGAACCCCAACGAGTGCACCATCAGCAAGGACCACGGGTACACCATCTACTCCACTTTCGGCGCTTTCTATATTCCGCTGCTGCTCATGCTGGTCCTCTATGGGCGCATCTTCAGAGCCGCGCGCTTCCGAATCCGCAAGACGGTCAAGAAGGTGGAAAAGAAGGGAGCGGGCACCAGCTTCGGAACATCGTCGGCCCCGCCCCCCAAGAAGAGCCTGAATGGTCAGCCAGGTAGTGGGGACTGCAGGCGCAGTGCTGAGAACAGGGCGGTGGGGACTCCGTGCGCTAATGGGGCGGTGAGACAGGGTGAGGACGACGCCACCCTGGAGGTGATCGAGGTGCATCGAGTGGGCAACTCCAAAGGGCACCTTCCTCTGCCCAGCGAATCAGGAGCTACCTCCTATGTCCCCGCCTGCTTGGAGAGAAAAAATGAGCGCACTGCTGAGGCAAAGCGCAAGATGGCCTTGGCCCGTGAGAGGAAGACAGTGaagacactgggcatcatcaTGGGCACCTTCATCCTCTGCTGGCTGCCCTTTTTCATTGTGGCCCTGGTCCTACCTTTCTGTGAGAGCAGTTGCCACATGCCTGAGTTGTTGGGTGCCATAATTAACTGGCTAGGCTACTCCAACTCCCTGCTCAACCCAGTTATTTATGCTTATTTCAACAAAGACTTTCAAAACGCTTTTAAGAAGATCATCAAGTGCAAGTTCTGccgctgatgatgatgatggtggtggtagtggtggtaatagtggtggtgatggagaaggaagaagtgGAGGAAGAGTGTAGGGCTTACAGGACCCTTCCTGTTCACTCAATATCCCCGCCCTGGAAGCAACACCTAAGAAAACTTGCTTTTCCTAGAACACGCAGCTTCTTAGCCCATGGCTTTCAGAtcttctctctctatctcatTTTAAGGGGACAGTGCTTTTTGCAGAAATCTTAGAGAACCCCTAGCATCTGTTTGTAAAATTATTGGCTCGGTCTTTGGCCCTAGGATCAGTTTTGATAGTTGCAATAACCTCCTCTCTATTCGAAATCCCAATTCTTCACGATGGAAGTTTAAACCTCGGCGATTCAAGGAAGAAAACccaaacagaaaatataaactgTATGGACATCTACCATGCCCACTAGGACTGCCACCCTCTGCCCTATATCTGGAACTTTGAGGTTCAAGActgctctgtctctccctccctcttgctcTAGAAACATCTGTTCCCTTTGGGTGTCAATGTACACTGCTGATTCTGGTCTCCATGCACTCACGGCTGGTCTGGGAAAGTTGGAACTACTTTGGGTTATGGTGCCCTGGAATTGTTTGCCTTGCTGAATAGCAAAAGATCCCTTTCCCCAATGCACAGCACCCACtttctgtattttgtttgtttgtttgttttaactcaaAATCAAGTGACAAAGATGTCTGCTGGAGTGGACTTATAAGCAAGAAGCCAGGCCCAAAAGGAAGAGCCAAGAAGGCCTGCGGATGTTTTCCTGTCCTGGTGTCAGCACTCACCAAAGAAATTGACAATCAGACTATTTGGAAGGAAGAGTTTTATTCCTGTAGTTTGTTGGCTTTTCTGTAAGTTCTGGAAAGGCCTTGTGGACTGCAGAAGGCGCCCACTGCTGGCCAGGGAGGGCTCATTGAGGGTGCTGAGATGCCCGGGATGGCTCACCTCaccctcagtttcttttctaggagtgaGCTATGCCAGAGCAGCTCACCTTGAGTTTGCAGCCTCCGGGTTCCTCCACTCACCTCTCACAGTATCCAGGAGCTAGTAGAGAAGTTTGAGTTTGTGCAAGAGGTTGGAGACTTAGAATTTCTAAGGAAGTGTGGGTGTGAGGCACGTAGAGGAGGTAAGGAGCAAAAGGGCTCCTAAGTGCTTCCAACTCCTGCGGCGTgcccagggggtgggggtgacctAAAGGGGCAATTTTAAGCATAGGATGCAAAGTTTCTCAATCTACCCCTTCCCCCTTTCAAGGAACAGCATTGTGTAGCATTTCCTAAAAATGCCCGGATTTATTCTCCGGGACATTCTGTGCTCACACAAATTTCGCAGATCTCTGGGCTCTCATTGTGAAGGGTATCAACACCTCACCATTACCTACCTAGGATCTTGATCTCAGAGACCTAAAAGAGAGAGCGATCTCTGTGGAGTCCCAGCCAAGTCAGCCCCCAAATTCTGAGGGTAAAACCAGTTTTGTGTCCTCtcaatttttaaagcatttttctcCGCTAG
Above is a window of Mus musculus strain C57BL/6J chromosome 13, GRCm38.p6 C57BL/6J DNA encoding:
- the Htr1a gene encoding 5-hydroxytryptamine receptor 1A encodes the protein MDMFSLGQGNNTTTSLEPFGTGGNDTGLSNVTFSYQVITSLLLGTLIFCAVLGNACVVAAIALERSLQNVANYLIGSLAVTDLMVSVLVLPMAALYQVLNKWTLGQVTCDLFIALDVLCCTSSILHLCAIALDRYWAITDPIDYVNKRTPRRAAALISLTWLIGFLISIPPMLGWRTPEDRSNPNECTISKDHGYTIYSTFGAFYIPLLLMLVLYGRIFRAARFRIRKTVKKVEKKGAGTSFGTSSAPPPKKSLNGQPGSGDCRRSAENRAVGTPCANGAVRQGEDDATLEVIEVHRVGNSKGHLPLPSESGATSYVPACLERKNERTAEAKRKMALARERKTVKTLGIIMGTFILCWLPFFIVALVLPFCESSCHMPELLGAIINWLGYSNSLLNPVIYAYFNKDFQNAFKKIIKCKFCR